The Syngnathus acus chromosome 2, fSynAcu1.2, whole genome shotgun sequence genomic interval GAAGCGTAGAGGTCCACCAGGCGCTCGGCTCTGTCGGGACGCACGCCCGGGGGCTGGAAGTCCCAGTGGACCACCTGCTGCTGGTCCTCCTGGAGCCCGTCCCTCCACAGGGGGTGGCGGTTGACGCACGGCAGCACCAGCGAGCTGCCCAGCAAGGCCACCAGCACCGTCTTCTCTCCGTCCCAGTAACGCTTCTGCTTGAGCGCTGTCGCGCGGCAAGAAAAGCGCCCTGGTCAAGCTACGCCCTTAAAAGCGTGTTCAATTGGACCCACTTGCTTGCTTTGGGTTATTTGTTTCCAGCAATGACAATGACTTGTCGCAGCGTTGTTAAGGGtgtagcctccctccctccctcgcaaCCGTGGCGACACTCACCTGACTTGGTCACGTTCAGCTGAATGCGAACAGATTGTTGATTCTGGCAGTAGTGATGGTGCAGATTACACGTGTACACTCCTCGGTCACTCTGCACCACATCTGGCGGAAGGAAGAAGGGGTCACACATGCGTCGGAGTGAAAACATGCTTGTTCTGTAACTGGCGTGTAGGCTTGGCCTCAAAAGCACTTTCCCAAGAGTCGAGGGCAATCGGATGCCATATTAGCTCACGAACCAACGTTTGCAAGCCAGCCACAACAGCTCGGCGAGTCTTACTGGTGATGACGAGGGAGAAGTTGCCGTCTTGGAACGCCGAGCCCGGAATGGAAAGGCGCCCCTTGTTGGCGCTGTCGTAGAGCCTCGGGCGGGCGGCGGGGGACATATCCAGGAGGCGCTCCACCGAGTATTTGGGCGTGTTGCGGATCACGTCCCAGTGCACCACCCTCTGGCGGTCCCTCAGTCTGTCCTGGGTCCACAGCGCGCGAGGGCTGTGGCAAGGCAGGACGGCCCGGCTGCCGACGGCCAGCGTGATGTTCTTGGCTTGGAGCGGCCTGCCGTTGCCGCTCCCCTGAGCCCGCGCTGGTGTCGgaaaccaacacacacacacacgcacgccttAGCCAAACGCGACGCTGGTTACAAACGGAAGCTGTcggcaaaaacaacaaaaaaacacttcaccTACTGGCGGGAAGAGCACGACGACAACTGAAACGGACAAAAACAGGGCAATTAGTCTTATGTGAGTGGGGGTTGCAGCTCAACCCCGAAGCACAAAGAAAAGTGACGAAAGCTACAAAAAGGAGACCATTTCGGTGGCTTTAGGTGTGCGCCCAAGGCTAAACCAAAAAACAACCAGGCTGCCAATGCACTTTCCGTGACATCAGCCATTTTGCTGAGGTCCTATATTTACCACCTCCATATATTTCCAATCACTTACGAACCTCACTGGGCTGACGTCAACTTTTTGCAAATGTTGACGGTTTATTGcagtgtctttctttttttgcctttaaaCACTAAGCCGGTGTTGTGCAGGTCTCTTTGAAATGCTCAATTAAGACCCGATCATGAAATCCTCCCGCTGAGAAAGGCTCGTTAGTGAATGAGGAGGCTGCTGAAAAACGCTGACTCCTCCATCTGCTCACACCAAAGTTAACAAGAAACACATTGGGCCAAAACcatagcaggaaaaaaaaaatccccctgGCCAAGGCGACTCATGTTTGTTGGCAACGTGCCTTTCACGACCAGTCTTGTGCCATCTTAAGAACCTTTCGGATTGGAGTACCGCTGACCCAGTTCATTTATTTAGTCAAAACTAACGGCGACATAAACATTCTGCATAGTTTTGGCGAGGCAGAAACTTTCTTCGGCGCGGTGGCTCTTCGCAAAGCGCAAGTGTGTTTCCTAACAAAGATTGAGCATCTTTCCAGAGCAAAATACAGTCGGTGGATGAACGGAATGTGTGACTAAGCCGAACCCATTCTTTTGAAAGAACAACAAGAAGCTTACCTGGCAGCAGAGTCACAAAGACGACGTGCATGTCTGGCTCGGATGGGACAAAAGTTAGCAAATCAAGTAGGTCACCACGGAGCGACTGGAGTGGACCGTACGGTACTTGTTCTGGTCGTCTGAGTGGACGGACGGTTGGATGGCCTGCCCTGCACACGTCTGGATGGGCTGCCGACTGCTCGCCTCGCCCCGCCCCGCAGCCCCTGAAACCCAACACCGGGCAAAACTCACGAGCGGGGGATGCTTGTTTTCTCCTTTTGCTCCAAATCAGGCTGGTTGACAGCGATTCCGGTGGATTAACCCCCACCCCTCACTTTTGAACAATCACACGTTCACACGTGTTTCACCACTTTAATTCTCCCAGCAAGAATGTCTAGACCGCagaaagagggagggagggagggggttgTAGTCATCGCGGTGGGCATTCTTCGCTTGGCGGCAGTGCCACCTACAGCATCGAAGAGGAACTGCGCCCGGTGTTCAACAAAAACCGGAACAAGAGCAGACTGACTGCACTtgtgatttgatttcaaatcATGACGCTGACGATGATGAAAACAAGACGACCGGGACCACGGAGAGCAAGTTGTTTATCTCGCGTGAGGTCAAAAGGCTCTCAGTTTCTTCGGTTTCCGTGTTGTCTTATGAAGAGCTTGGGCGTGTTCCATCCCTCTGGCGCCTTCTTCAGCCCAGCGCGCATCCAAATCCGTTTCAGGTCCTTCTCAAAACGTTtctgcacaaacaaaacaatcttgTTGAAATTTCTCCACAAAAAATTCTCTCACATGACACGGTTGGATTTCGAGTGAATTTTCATTCCCCCCGATGAAATCGAGAAGAGCCCCAAAGCTTTTTGCCGTCAACCGAACCGATCTGGCAGAACGTACCTGCTTCTTTCTGCCCCTGCTCTCCCGCACTCTCCTCCGGAGGAATTTGGTCCGTTTCAACAGCTTCTTGTACTTGTGCCGGTTCATTTTGCGGCGCCGGATCTCCAGGACGTTTTTGCAAGCGAGGGGCGCATCGACGTCCTCCTCAAGAACTGGCAGCTCCCGCTGCGGCAGGGGAGGAAGAGAGTAGCGCAGCGAGAGCCACGTTTCCAGAGGACTCACGCACAGCTTACGGGGTACCAGCATCTCGTCCGGTTCCGGCTCCGCTCGGAGCCATCGAGGCGGATGGCGGTTGTCGGCCGCTGTGGTGTAACGCGGCGCCCTGCTGCCGAGGGGGCGGGCGGACGCCAGAAGTGCCGGCTGCGCACTGCCACCTGCGACACCTCCGTGGCAAAGGACGCATCAGAATACAGTTGGTTAGCTACAGAAGTCACAAGATGGTCGCGAAATATTGGAAATCCATTCAACGCGCAAAGAAGCAAGGACTTTCATACAAAGTCGTCTCTCGGGCGACGTGACGTGTTGAAGATACTCCCCACACAACTTAGAGCATGACGGCAAGCGTGCAAAAACCCCGGCTCATCGTGATTGCCGCCGTAGGCGATATTAGCAAATAAATGCCGCATGAATATGCACACATGCGGTGGGtgcagcgcagcgcagcgcagcaAACGCACGCCCTTCATACTTACAAATGGTCCTGTGCAGCAGACGAAGACGAGGGAGGAGTTTGGAGGTCAACATCGTTCGGAGAGCATCAACAGCCTGCCTGCCAAGTCATCAGGAGTGGGTTGCCATGCCAATGTCCTGTGGAATGCTCATCGTTATGTGCACGCTCGCAACATCGAAACACATTCTCTTGACGTCTCGTAGcgtcacaaacaaaacaaaacaaaacggacGCGTCAAAGTCTGTTTTGATGCGGCTACGTCTTGCCTTTGGGTAGACCGATGGAGCTCACCTCAACTCGAGTGCGCTCATTTCGCCCGATTCCACGAGACGTGCACGCTAATGCTAACGCGCTAACAAAGGACGCTGGCGAGAGATCAAGTGCTCTTCTCTTTTCGAGCGAAAGCGGAGGCGACCGGACCGCTTCTCCTGGAGCAGTTGAGCACCGAAGAATTGACTTTACCTCAAACGATCGATGAGTCTGAAGAGCGTTTCCAATGTGACACAACACCGGGCGTCCACTTCCGCTCGGTGTCGCACAAATTGGACGTACTTCCGCTTACCGGGCTCGCGCGgctccttcttcttccttgTCATTTAACGGCCGACGCCGACTATAGCACATTACCGCCACCCTCCGGATGGCTTACAGACCATAAGTGAAGACTTCATACAAAACCAATATAATTTAGTCATATACAAATACTTTCACCACTGAATTCTTTAGGTTTGTTGTTTGAAATAGTATCACTCTGTGATCTGACCACAcacttcaattattttttcgaCAGAAAtgcagtaatccctcgctatatCACGGTTCACCTTTCACGCCCTTGCTGCttcacggattttttttccacagtgcCTTGTATTACGGCTTCAGAAGAAAGAGATACGACAGAGTGGAGTCAGGCCGCAGAGGCGCACTATATAGTACGTACTTTGTATTGACGAAAAGTATTATTTCACTGCAGTTATCTGGAAGAAAGTGTTTACTTCTCGGACGATGAGTCACTGCCACAGGACAGGAGCGCCTTTTTTAATCTTTGTGAGGAACATCATCTTCTGATAAAACCAACTTCCTTTCAAATTCTAGACGTTGTTTGCAACGTATCACAAAGTCCACTCCCAATCATAACATCATGGCTCCGTCCGTCCGTGTCTTGGCTGATTGATGgctagccagccagccagccagacgCAACAAATCACTCTTGACCAACACGTGGGCAACAATTCACTCTTGACAGTGGGTGATGGGAGGGAATGAGGTTCTCCTGCCAAGGACATGCCAGTCTCTGCTGGTCTCGTTCCACTGCACGGCATTCCACGGGGCAATCCCAGTTTTCCACGGGGCAATCCCAGTTCAAGCGGGGTGTCAACCATGCTGCAAGGAACACTTGTGTCCTCCCTCACTTAGCCAGCTGGTCCATTTGCCAGAAAAGCTCGGCGACGACGGGAAGCCATTGAAGCGCCCGAGCTGAAGTGGAGACAGAAGATGGCAGGAAATTGAAGCCtagcgggagggagggatctTCACGGGGCTTCTTCCAGACACGCCCTGTTGGCCAGGATGCGCAAGCTTTGACCTCACCGACATTTGGAGCAGAAAgttgcggcggcggcggcgcctccTCTGAGCGTGCAAAATTGCCTTCAATGTGATTTTACTCCTTTGACACCGTCGTCGTGCTTGAGCGTCATTACGGCCAGAATTCGAGGCGCTGATAACAGAGCGCCATTTTGGCTAGTTTGAGGGCAACTCCGCAGCACACGCTCGCTCcgatgatttgaaaatgcacGTCACATTTGGGTCTTGGCTGAATGCAACTCTGTCCGAGCCCCTTTTTGTCTGCCGGGTTGGGAAGCCGCTAGAGCGGGTGGCCACCAGGTGAGATTGCCGTACCTCCCAGCGCATGCGTGCCTTTGATTTCTATACGCCTGTGGCTAACAGGAGCCAGCTGCAGCTCCCTCTGGGGAGCTTACTGTCCAAATCTCCACCCACCCATTTCTCTATTGCGCTCCCTCGAATAAGATCTCTGCGTGGAGCCTACACGCTGACACTATCTGCCGATCTGCGTGGACGCAAAAGTGCCCAAAGCCGCAGCTGCCCCCACTTTGGCAACGGCCTCAAATTCAATGAAAAGGCCGTCGTGCCCAAGACTCGCACTTGTTCGGACGGCGACTGCCGGCAAGTTCTGCGCGGAGAAGACATTCTCTGGCAGCAAGAGAAGGGGCGCAGTTGCCCAGTCAAGCCAGAGTGTTCATGAAAAGCCAATGTGTGTGACTGAGTTGGCTCCTGCTCACAGCCCTTTGGCTCACACTTCATAGGTGGCCTGCCTGCAACCTGCCTGcaacctgcctgcctgcctgcgtggctgcctgagACCTgcctgcacacacgcacactcgccACACTCAGCCTCAAGTCTCACAAACGCACAACCCAACGAGCAAGTGCAGTAGCAACGTCAATCACGCAGCGTGAATACATCTAGCTGGATGTTGAATCCAAAGCAAGCAGCCTTTACAGTAGAAGGCTCCGGCGGCGGTGACAGACGTGACACGAGACGTGACACGAGACGTGATGCGGCTCAGATCATTTGGGTTGCAACTTACAAATGATGGCAGGCAGGTGGTGCTGCAACTAGCAATGGCAATCAAAGTCCAAGAACAGAAGCACACAGTCAGCGCTTCCCTCTCTGACTAAGATAACCCACCGTCGTGTACTTGTTGTCCGCTTCCaagtgaactttttttttttttcttttcaaaaagagTCTCTAAGCTCCCAGTTCAAGTTTGTTGTCAAACACAAAAGGTCAGAGAATATTTGTATCATTCGTAGCAAGTGACCCAATGATTCAACTTTTGCCTCCACCCAGCGCAGCTTGGGATCTTGGTGCGGGCCTTCGCATGAAAGCAACTTTAGCCAGCGCTTCTGTTCTTTGGACAACGGCGAGCTCGTCATTCCCGTACGGCCATTGAGTATGTTACCGAGGCTCTTGAATTAAAgctgcccgccgccgccgccgccttccaTTTCCAATGGCGTCTTGCGGTGGCCGGACAAACCGGGTCGCTGTCCGAAAAGGCTCGTCGTGCCTGGCATCTTTACGAGCGCTCCGTGCATCCATCCTTCATTGGGCTCCGACACCTCCTCTGAGAGGCGGCCAATCATTCCTCAGGCTTCTGGCCTGGCAGGCCAGATCTAACGTTACTCAACAAGAAATGGTTGCTGGTGTTGGCACGCACTCGGCGTGTAATGAGGCTGGCTCCTCTGTCCCCAGAGGACAACGTTGTATTTTTAGGCGTCGCGTTACGTTGCCACATTGCGCCGATGCCCGTCTACGGGT includes:
- the LOC119119725 gene encoding matrix remodeling-associated protein 8-like, with protein sequence MHVVFVTLLPVVVVLFPPVARAQGSGNGRPLQAKNITLAVGSRAVLPCHSPRALWTQDRLRDRQRVVHWDVIRNTPKYSVERLLDMSPAARPRLYDSANKGRLSIPGSAFQDGNFSLVITNVVQSDRGVYTCNLHHHYCQNQQSVRIQLNVTKSALKQKRYWDGEKTVLVALLGSSLVLPCVNRHPLWRDGLQEDQQQVVHWDFQPPGVRPDRAERLVDLYASGERRDYGPLVARNKMSVADDAFRLGDFSLSISDLRPLDRGLYSCHLHHHYCGLHERRVFRLTVVPWLATEPTAASEAFPDDRPEPRIKDVDSPHVVNVILPEHRSHVVQHVGYFLAAFLLLAFVGVAILALTRRRKKRGLAYHLGRYDERNVIYEGERSSDCTELKSRDPEPSSSDYKNNLLKERDMSKDCNKDFDGKLWK
- the aurkaip1 gene encoding aurora kinase A-interacting protein isoform X2 yields the protein MLTSKLLPRLRLLHRTICVAGGSAQPALLASARPLGSRAPRYTTAADNRHPPRWLRAEPEPDEMLVPRKLCVSPLETWLSLRYSLPPLPQRELPVLEEDVDAPLACKNVLEIRRRKMNRHKYKKLLKRTKFLRRRVRESRGRKKQKRFEKDLKRIWMRAGLKKAPEGWNTPKLFIRQHGNRRN
- the aurkaip1 gene encoding aurora kinase A-interacting protein isoform X1, with product MLTSKLLPRLRLLHRTIFCHGGVAGGSAQPALLASARPLGSRAPRYTTAADNRHPPRWLRAEPEPDEMLVPRKLCVSPLETWLSLRYSLPPLPQRELPVLEEDVDAPLACKNVLEIRRRKMNRHKYKKLLKRTKFLRRRVRESRGRKKQKRFEKDLKRIWMRAGLKKAPEGWNTPKLFIRQHGNRRN